The Pseudomonadota bacterium genome includes the window CGATTTCATTGCCGAGAAGAAGGGTATTCAGTATGTTCGCATGGACTTCAATACCCGGCATCCCTCGCCTTTCCTGTGAAAAGGGGGTCATGATTATATCACCGATGCCCGTTGCAGTGATGCCTACAAGACATATTCTGCCCTTGAAGTAAGTTGGAGGGTACATCCCTCCGAGCACATCGGATAAACTTATCCTGTCAAAAGTATCGGGGCCGCCGCAGTAATTGATATTCATTCTGTCAAGCTGAGTAATATTGTTTTTTTGTCCTTGGTATTGCTTATGATATTCCCTTTTAAATGCTTTGCCGGCAGTAATTTCGTATATGACCGAGGAAAAAGATGGCAAAGAAGTATTATTATAAAAGAGCGTATGATAAGCCTCGCGTACAATCCCGTCAATGTCCTGTTCAAGATGGATGTGTCCTATGCGTTCAGGCGCAAAAGTTATGACAGGGTATTTTGTGGCAATTCCGGTTTCGATGAGAACAGGTAGTATAACTTTTCCATATTGTCTTATAGCTTCTGAAAGTATTGCGTCATCCTTTGACGGTTCAGTCATAATAATATCAAAGGCAACTGCATCCGCCTCCTTAAGCCATTTCAGAAGCGTTGCATAATGGATCCTTTTTATGGGCCATCTGCCGAGTTTTTCAAGAGTTTTGTTGTCTATTGCAATGATTACAGTTTTTTTTGATAATTCTCCAGGCCCTCGAAGTCTGAAAAAAAGATCATAAAAATAATTATTTATGCCATTGAAAAGGCCGATATATTCAATAAAGATGACAAAGACCATGAATACAACTAATACAATGACCTTCCCGTTTTGGCCGGTCGGTTTCATTGTCCTATCCAATAGATAAAAGTTTTATAACTTTTGGCATAATATCGCCTGAGTTAAATGGTTTAGAAAGCCAGTCGTCCGGTCGATATTCAAGATCTTCAGATGCCATTCCCATCGGCTCACTCCCGGTGAGAAGCAGTATCGGTATGTCAGATGTCTCAGAAGCTTTTTTCAATCTTTTTACAAGCTCATAACCATCCATAACCGGCATTTTGAAATCGCTGATAATCAGTTTGAATCTGTATTTATTTATCAATTCAAGAGCTTCAGCACCGTTTGCAGCCTGCATAACAATATGACCGGCCTTTGAAAGGATAAAATTCAATAAAAGACGTATATCCTTATCGTCATCAACAATAAGTATTTTTCCTGAGTTATCCGACATAAAATCCTTACGGTACTAACAGCAGGGTAATACCCACAGCAGTGAAAAATGCCATTAAACCGTAAATAATTTTGCTTTTTATCTCAAAGGACTGAGGCGATGAGAAGTCGCCTTCGCGACCTTTCCTGTCTATGCTGCTTGTGCGAACATAGTATTCACCGGAGTCTTCAGGCTTTTCGAAACTAATTTCAGACTTTTCAATCTTTTTATCAAGAATTACTTCTTTAAACTCCATATCTCTTGCAATCTGGAAATGATAAGTTATGCTTTCGCCAAGGTTCTTCCATTTTAGAAAAATATTTTTTTCACTTACAGTCGGTTTATCAAGTTGTGGTGATGGCGGAGGGGGGACAAGCCTGAAAGGAACGATCTCGGACCAGCCTGCTTCATAACCGTCATCAGCAATAGAACTTACTCTCAAATAATATTGATTGAAGTCAAGGGCACCTGTTTTATATGTTTCGCTACTATGGTCGGTTTTTTCTTCCATTATGGCTGCAAAATTTCTCTCAGATGCAACCTGCACATGATATTTTGCTGCATCTTTCACTTTAAGCCATTTAAATTCGGCTGATTTTCCGATAAATTCTGCTTCATCACCTTTTAAATGAATAAGCGGAGGAAGCGGATTGGCTTTAAGTTTTATTTCATAGGGCCGAGACTGGAAGCCCTCTATGCCGAGTTCATCAATCCCCTGGCAAAAGAGATAATAAGTGTCGTCAAGAAGGTTTATAAATTCAAGCGATTCCTTCTGCCTGATGATTTTTTCATCCATAATGTTCCTGCCTTCCCTATCTTTTGTAATCAAACCTCTTATAGATAAAAGACCGGGCATTTCCTTAAAGGTAAACTTAAGAGGCATATCTTTATAGATAGATCTGTGGTCGAGCAATTCAGGCGGAGGAAGAAGTTTTGCAGGCTGGGTGGGCGCGGAACCTTTCTGTACATATGTGCCTTCGCCTTCCTTCAATTTGATTGTTTTTTTCATAGCTGTGACGCCGACAATTCCGGTGAGCACTTCTGTTCGCATTGATTCTGCCTGATCCACAGAAACCCTGAATTCTGTTCCCCTGACTGCGGCAGCAGCCGAAGGTGTGTTGATTGTTATACGTGAATCGCTGCCTGTGGCTTCTTTTATTTTTGTTACAACCCTGCCGGTTTTCAGATAGAAATTATTTACAGTATAATTTGAACCTTTTTTCTCGGATGTAATGATACCCAGCGTTGTATCGGATTTTATAAAAATTGAATTTTTATCCTCAAAGGTTATTTCAGCAGAACTTGCTTTGCCTGTTTGTATTCTACTTCCACGAGAGACTGAATCTCCAATCCTTAGCTTAGCCCATTCAGATATTTCGTTTTTTTGAATTTTTACATCACCGTAAATAAAGGTAGTCCTTCCGTCAAGGGGAACGCCCTGGATAAGCCTTGCAGGTATTTTTATTCTTTGACCCGGGAGGATAAAATCCGGATTTTCCATGCGGTTAAACTTTGCAACCTCACGCCACTTTGCGGGATTTGAAAGATATTTATTACATATGTTTATAAGCTTATCGCCCTTTTCAACTCTTAACTCTACATAATCATTATCTGAAGAAGCTACAGCAGGAAGACACATGAACAGGCATAGCATCATGGCCACAAAAATATAAAGTGTAAAAAAAAGAGCTTTTTTCATTTTTTCGGCCTCACTTGATTTTGGATTATTATATTAAAGCGAAACATATCTTATAGTTAATCATGGTTTATTCCTTATATTCAAGGGAAATTCAAACAGGCGATGATAACAAAACATTAATTATAAATCCCTTGATAATCTTTACATTATACAGTAATTTTAGAGAATCTGGAATTGAGGAAACATTACCTGAAACAGGTTCTGGAATATAATGTGGTCTGAATTCCGGATTCAAAAAAATCGTGCTTCACGCATCGTTAAAAACAGGAGGCAAAATGCTGCTTTCAAAGATGTTTATCCCTACAATGAAGGAAGTTCCGAAAGAAGCTGAAGTAATTAGCCACAAATTGATGTTAAGGGCTGGATATATCAGAAAATTATCGTCCGGAATATATACATGGCTGCCTTTGGGCTTAAAGTCTGTGCGAAAAGTAGAAAATATCATTCGTGAAGAAATGAACAGGAAGGGAGCACAGGAGATACTGATGCCTCTTGTTCAGCCTAAGGAATTGTGGGTGGAAAGTAAAAGATGGGATAAATACGGGAAGGAATTACTGAGGTTTCATGACAGAAATGACAGGGAATTTTGCCTTGCCCCAACCCATGAGGAAGTTGTAACTGATCTTGTAAGAAGAGAGGTAAGGTCATATAAGGAACTGCCCTTGAGTCTGTATCAGATACAGACAAAGTTCAGAGATGAAATACGGCCGAGATTCGGAGTTATGAGAAGCAGGGAATTTTCCATGAAGGATGCCTACAGTTTTGACATGGACGAGGCTGGTGCGGAAAAGAGCTATATGGAGATGTATGATGCCTATAATAATATATTTAAAAGATGCGGGTTCCGTTTCAGGCCTGTAGAGGCAGATACCGGCCAGATAGGAGGGAGTTTTTCCCATGAATTTATGGTACTTGCTGAAACAGGAGAGGACGTTATCGTGTCATGTGATACATGTGATTATGCAGCCAATCTTGAAAAAGCAGAGGCAGGCAACAGAGGTGGTGCTTTCACAGGCAAAAAAGGCAACTACAGGCGTGTTGAGACGCCTAATCAGAGAAAGGTTGAAGAGGTGGCGTCATTTCTGAATGTTGACCCGCACAAAATTCTGAAAACAATGATCTACAATACAAATAAAGGTGTTAGCGGTGTATTGGTCAGAGGAGACAGGGAAATCAACGAAACAAAACTTGTAAATATTTTATCCCTTGATTATCTGGAACTTGCAGACAAGTATACCATAGAAGAACATACAGGCGGGCCGCTTGGTTTTTCCGGACCGATAGGACTTAAAATACCCCTCTATGCGGATAGCGATGTCCAATATATGGAGGATTTTGTAATTGGCGGAAATGAGGAAGATGTCCATGTTGTCGAGGTTAATACAGGCGATTTTAAAGTTGAAGGTTTTTTTGAGTTAAAAACAGTACGCGAAGGAGACCCCTGCCCGAGATGCAACGGCAGGTTGTTGTCCACAAAAGGAATTGAGGTGGGACATATCTTTAAACTGGGTTTGAAATACAGCGAAGCCATGACGGCAACTTTCCTTGATAAAGATGGAAAAGAGAGAAACATGGTGATGGGGTGCTACGGTATTGGAATTGGAAGAACTGTGGCAGCAGCAATTGAGCAGGGATATGATGAGAATGGAATAGTAATGCCTATGGCTATTGCACCATTTGAAGTAAATGTGCTTCCTGTAAACAATTCACATGCTGAAAGCATGGAACTGGCCGATACAATATACAGGGCACTAATGGATAAAGGCATAGATGTTGTAATGGATGACAGAGATGAACGTCCGGGGGTAAAGTTCAAGGACTGCGACCTTATCGGCATACCATTGAGAGTTACAATCGGTGAAAGGAATCTGAAAGAAGGACTTGTGGAACTAAAGATGCGTAACGAGAAAGAATCTCAGCGGATCAGCAAGGAAGATATTGTCAGGAGGGTAGTAGGCTATGTTGAAGAACTTAAACATATGTGATCTCACGCCTAAAGCGGAAATCGAAGACCGAATAGAGAAACTTAAGCAAAGAATGGCTGAAAATGACATTGATTTTGCAGTTATTTTACAGAATGTAGATATGTTCTATTTTACAGGTACATTGCAGAAGGGTGTCCTTGTTGTGCCTGTTGGAGGAGATCCTTTACTTTTTATTGAAAAGACCATGGAAAGGGCGGTTTACGAGACACCTCTCAATATAATACCCATCAAGAGAGATAAGGACGTAAAAGCCATCCTTGCAGAAAAAAAGGTATTGAAGGGTAGGGGGGCAATGGAGTTTGACGTATTACCCGTTTCTATCTTTGAGCGCTGGAAGGGTTTGCTCGGATTTGAGAACTTTGTAGACCTTTCTTTATTGATTAAGGATGTAAGGTTGATAAAAAGTCCCTTTGAGATAGAGCAGATCAGGAAATCAGGTGAGATTGTGACCCATGTTTTTGAACAGGCAAAGGATGTTGTTAAAGAAGGCATGAGCGAGGTAGAGATTGGCGCCATACTGGAAACCAAGGGGAGAATTTTCGGTCATCAGGGATTTTTGCGTATGAGGGGTTTGAACCAGGAAATGATGAATATGTATATAAGTCATGGTTATTCAGGCACCATTC containing:
- a CDS encoding response regulator, translated to MSDNSGKILIVDDDKDIRLLLNFILSKAGHIVMQAANGAEALELINKYRFKLIISDFKMPVMDGYELVKRLKKASETSDIPILLLTGSEPMGMASEDLEYRPDDWLSKPFNSGDIMPKVIKLLSIG
- a CDS encoding FecR domain-containing protein; the protein is MKKALFFTLYIFVAMMLCLFMCLPAVASSDNDYVELRVEKGDKLINICNKYLSNPAKWREVAKFNRMENPDFILPGQRIKIPARLIQGVPLDGRTTFIYGDVKIQKNEISEWAKLRIGDSVSRGSRIQTGKASSAEITFEDKNSIFIKSDTTLGIITSEKKGSNYTVNNFYLKTGRVVTKIKEATGSDSRITINTPSAAAAVRGTEFRVSVDQAESMRTEVLTGIVGVTAMKKTIKLKEGEGTYVQKGSAPTQPAKLLPPPELLDHRSIYKDMPLKFTFKEMPGLLSIRGLITKDREGRNIMDEKIIRQKESLEFINLLDDTYYLFCQGIDELGIEGFQSRPYEIKLKANPLPPLIHLKGDEAEFIGKSAEFKWLKVKDAAKYHVQVASERNFAAIMEEKTDHSSETYKTGALDFNQYYLRVSSIADDGYEAGWSEIVPFRLVPPPPSPQLDKPTVSEKNIFLKWKNLGESITYHFQIARDMEFKEVILDKKIEKSEISFEKPEDSGEYYVRTSSIDRKGREGDFSSPQSFEIKSKIIYGLMAFFTAVGITLLLVP
- a CDS encoding proline--tRNA ligase is translated as MLLSKMFIPTMKEVPKEAEVISHKLMLRAGYIRKLSSGIYTWLPLGLKSVRKVENIIREEMNRKGAQEILMPLVQPKELWVESKRWDKYGKELLRFHDRNDREFCLAPTHEEVVTDLVRREVRSYKELPLSLYQIQTKFRDEIRPRFGVMRSREFSMKDAYSFDMDEAGAEKSYMEMYDAYNNIFKRCGFRFRPVEADTGQIGGSFSHEFMVLAETGEDVIVSCDTCDYAANLEKAEAGNRGGAFTGKKGNYRRVETPNQRKVEEVASFLNVDPHKILKTMIYNTNKGVSGVLVRGDREINETKLVNILSLDYLELADKYTIEEHTGGPLGFSGPIGLKIPLYADSDVQYMEDFVIGGNEEDVHVVEVNTGDFKVEGFFELKTVREGDPCPRCNGRLLSTKGIEVGHIFKLGLKYSEAMTATFLDKDGKERNMVMGCYGIGIGRTVAAAIEQGYDENGIVMPMAIAPFEVNVLPVNNSHAESMELADTIYRALMDKGIDVVMDDRDERPGVKFKDCDLIGIPLRVTIGERNLKEGLVELKMRNEKESQRISKEDIVRRVVGYVEELKHM
- a CDS encoding Xaa-Pro peptidase family protein, whose protein sequence is MLKNLNICDLTPKAEIEDRIEKLKQRMAENDIDFAVILQNVDMFYFTGTLQKGVLVVPVGGDPLLFIEKTMERAVYETPLNIIPIKRDKDVKAILAEKKVLKGRGAMEFDVLPVSIFERWKGLLGFENFVDLSLLIKDVRLIKSPFEIEQIRKSGEIVTHVFEQAKDVVKEGMSEVEIGAILETKGRIFGHQGFLRMRGLNQEMMNMYISHGYSGTIQSHADVPISGAGVTHAVAQGPSINRIKNGVPVLIDYGGGYNGYITDETRPYVAGKMKDVFRKGYDIAKEIIEDTGVFAREGVNGTEVFMRAMDKAKKAQLEEYFMGYGAGKVSFIGHGLGLEINELPVITPRHDTILKEGMVFAFEPKFIIPGEGAIGIEVDFIVRKDGLERVTDFPIDIVYV